The Strigops habroptila isolate Jane chromosome 20, bStrHab1.2.pri, whole genome shotgun sequence genome segment TCACCTGGCAACAAAACTAGTCATGAGCTTGAAGCCATTCTACCTCGGaatagaagaaaacacatctgTCAAAAGTTCAGCATCGAAAACTTGATTTGACTGCTCAAGAACCAAACCAGGTTGTGAAAAATCCACCACTTGCAAAAGATTCACTTGAAAATTATCTTTGTATTCATATTTCATCCTCCTGGCACTCTGTGAAACCCCAGGCAGAAcggaaaagtatttttaaaactcctGATCAAATAGAGCGTATTTTAGACAAATATTAAATGATTGTGCCCTGGACAGACAGGACACATCAACTGTCACACCAAGACAGTGCTACTTTTTCAGCTAAGAGAGGCACAAACAAAACTTACCATTAGAGGGAAGCTTAGTCTTCAGTTTTATACTTGCCACCGATGTAGGGAACATATTGAAGGACCAGCTTCCAGTCTGTGCCCCATATTACACCAATACCAGCTACACCACCCCATGTAACGAGGGTGGGAGTCCTAAAGAAGACACACACAAATACGTTGCCGGTAAACAACAttaattcttcactgtgaaatgTCTGACAAATGCTAAGGTACCTAGAAAAgtccttttaattaaaaaaaaaaaaaaaagagagaaaagcctGGCAGGAATCTTGAAAGAATCTCATAAAGTATCAGACCCCAAGTTGGTCAACAGATTTTACTGGAAAAGGTTgatatgattttatttaataaaagcattacCAAGTTAGGGAAAGATACACTTATTTGTTTAACTATTTCACTGCAGTAGCTCACATTGCCTTTATTCTAACCTGTAAGCTACTTCATTCTCCTTCACGCAACCCAGCAAAGCGGCACTCGCTGGCACTGCAACAAACATTTAGAGACCCACAGACTGgattgtgttggaagggaccttaaagctcctccagttccaacctcctgccacaggcagggacacctcccactagagcaggttgctccaagcccctgtgtccaacctggccttgaacactgccagggatggggcagccacagcttctctgggcaccctgtgccagcacctcagcaccctcacagggaagagcttcttccttatctccaacctgaacttgccctgtttcagtttgaacccatcaccccctgtcctattgctacagttcctgatgaagagtccctccacagattccttgtcttctccaggctgaacagccccagtgttctcagcctgtcttcgtatgggaagtgctccagcccctggtcaTCCTCGTATTCCTTATAGCTCTGGAACCCTTGAAGACAGCCAGAGCAACGCGGAGCCCAAACTCACCTCAGCCAAACCACCGCGAGGCACCACCGACACCCCCCTCAATCCACCCTTTCAAACCCAGACGGGGCCTCACACTGAACAGAACCACGGGACAACGCAGAGGCGCACAGAAACGCCTCGGGAAGCCCTTCAGGTTCCCAAAGTGCGCGGAGGGAACCGCTGCCGGTCCCGGGGTCCATGGTGAGGAGCCCGCGGTCTGCTCCGCGCCTCTCACGTGGACCGCGGAACCGGGCGTGACCCGCCCTGTGCACCCAAAGCGCAGCGGGAAGGAGCCGCGGGGCCGGCCGGGCGGCgccggtcccggtcccggtcccggccTCACCAGGCTTGCAGCAGTTGGGCGTAGCGCGGCCCCAGCACCTTGCTCAGCATAGCGCCGGCAGCACGGCCTCAAAGTCACCCCCCCCGCGCATGAGCAAGCCGCGGGGGGCCTTCGTGCTGCAGTATCGCGCATGGGTACGCAACGGGGCTGCCCGCGGCGCTGCCTGAGTTAAGCGGCGTTGTCATGGCAATACCCCTCTGTTCTCCCCTATCCGCCATTCCCGGTCTTCGTCACTCAGGGCC includes the following:
- the LOC115618157 gene encoding cytochrome b-c1 complex subunit 10, yielding MLSKVLGPRYAQLLQAWTPTLVTWGGVAGIGVIWGTDWKLVLQYVPYIGGKYKTED